In Zingiber officinale cultivar Zhangliang chromosome 8B, Zo_v1.1, whole genome shotgun sequence, a single genomic region encodes these proteins:
- the LOC122016323 gene encoding probable F-box protein At5g04010, translating to MAATTRLRGSQATAATPPPWEVLQLVSRSMDDDPKSVAVACCVSKPSHDIFTSDRLWTLLCRSLFPSSAHSAVESAISPRHLFWLLHTTTARRRVPSPLRLSLSHLLFFLDIFQRGAPVLSLARAATELVAHPGIFRFSVPIGRDEAVVLDASEEPKVAWTVATTEWREAFALMEFEGQGKSVGNREMWLILGEVAVSIGVLLLGGGGLWHRGSSLH from the coding sequence ATGGCGGCGACGACGCGACTGAGAGGATCACAAGCGACTGCTGCTACCCCTCCTCCGTGGGAAGTCCTCCAACTCGTTTCCCGGTCCATGGACGACGACCCCAAGTCCGTCGCCGTCGCCTGCTGCGTCTCCAAACCGTCGCACGACATCTTCACCTCCGACCGCCTGTGGACGCTCCTCTGCCGCTCCCTCTTCCCTTCCTCCGCCCATTCCGCCGTCGAATCCGCAATCTCCCCTCGCCATCTGTTCTGGCTCCTGCACACGACCACCGCCCGCCGCCGAGTCCCCTCCCCGCTCCGCCTCTCCCTTTCCCACCTGCTTTTCTTCCTCGACATCTTCCAGCGCGGCGCGCCGGTGCTCTCGCTGGCCCGAGCAGCGACCGAGCTCGTCGCGCACCCCGGCATCTTCCGATTCTCGGTGCCGATCGGCAGAGATGAAGCGGTGGTGCTCGACGCCAGCGAGGAGCCGAAGGTCGCATGGACGGTAGCGACGACGGAGTGGCGAGAGGCTTTCGCGTTGATGGAGTTCGAAGGGCAAGGGAAGTCGGTTGGGAACAGAGAGATGTGGTTAATTCTCGGCGAAGTTGCCGTGTCCATCGGCGTGCTGCTGCTCGGAGGCGGAGGCCTCTGGCATCGAGGCTCAAGTCTCCATTGA
- the LOC122016554 gene encoding malignant T-cell-amplified sequence 1 isoform X2, whose protein sequence is MLPKKVPLIVAKCQNHLNLVVVNNVPLFFNIRDGPYMPTLRLLHQYPDIMKKFQVDRGAIKFVLSGANIMCPGLTSPGGALDEEVLEETPVAIMAEGKQHALAIGFTKISAKDIKSINKGIAVDNMHYLNDGLWKMERFE, encoded by the exons AAATG TCAAAATCATTTGAATCTTGTGGTGGTGAACAATGTGCCACTATTTTTCAACATTCGTGATGGACCTTACATGCCAACATTGAGGCTTCTTCATCAAT ATCCAGATATAATGAAGAAATTTCAGGTAGACAGAGGTGCTATTAAATTTGTCCTATCAGGTGCAAACATAATGTGTCCTGGACTCACGTCCCCTGGCGGAGCTCTGGATGAAGAAGTATTGGAGGAAACTCCTGTG GCCATAATGGCAGAGGGAAAACAACACGCTTTGGCTATTGGATTTACAAAAATTTCAGCAAAAGATAT AAAATCTATCAACAAAGGAATTGCAGTTGACAACATGCACTATCTGAATGATGGCCTTTGGAag ATGGAACGGTTCGAATGA
- the LOC122016325 gene encoding acyl carrier protein 1, mitochondrial-like, translated as MASALRFAVLRHLRVPIQTLDRSRTLSCLNTSIRPMSSHGDDHLTREEVVDRVVDVLKSYPKVDPGKVTPGAHFQNDLGLDSLDTVEIVMALEEEFKLEIPDLEADKIVSCPLAIEYIAAHPMAQ; from the exons ATGGCTTCCGCGCTGCGATTCGCTGTCCTGCGTCACCTCCGTGTCCCGATCCAAACCCTTGACCGCTCGAGGACCCTCTCCTGCCTCAACACCTCCATTCGGCCCATGTCGTCCCACGGCGACGACCATCTCACCCGGGAGGAGGTCGTCGACCGAGTCGTCGACGTTCTCAAGAGCTACCCTAAGGTCGATCCGGGCAAG GTGACGCCGGGCGCTCATTTCCAAAATGATCTGGGGCTTGATAGTTTGGACACCGTGGAGATTGTCATGGCGCTGGAGGAGGAGTTCAAGCTGGAGATACCGGACCTGGAGGCCGACAAGATTGTTTCGTGCCCCCTTGCgatcgagtacattgctgcacaTCCCATGGCACAGTGA
- the LOC122016322 gene encoding ribonuclease III domain-containing protein RNC1, chloroplastic-like isoform X2 → MLIMSRWSLRTDKLPGKIWLHTRHSTPPQDALFAHPRLFRACVPPGMHRFRGNIWDFDSSRKVMEALRYPLPMNDRIPEITEARNIELGLGLQLAFLHPSKYKFEHPRFCFERLEYVGQKIQDLVMAERLLMKHLDAPGRWLQEKHRRTLMNKFCGRYLRDKNLHHFIIYGESVQDRFEYNRRLRNPATTAVQQAIHGLAYTVYGKPDVRRLMFQVFDFEQIQPKAV, encoded by the exons ATGTTGATTATGTCTCGGTGGAGTTTGAGAACAGACAAATTACCTGGCAAGATATGGCTGCATACAAGGCATTCAACT CCTCCACAAGATGCTCTTTTTGCTCATCCAAGGCTTTTTAGAGCATGTGTACCACCAGGTATGCATCGATTTCGAGGGAATATCTGGGACTTCGATAGTAGTCGTAAAGTCATGGAAGCGTTGAGGTACCCTTTGCCAATGAATGATCGAATTCCAGAAATCACTGAGGCAAGGAATATTGAACTTGGCCTTGGTCTTCAG TTGGCATTTTTACACCCATCGAAATACAAGTTCGAGCATCCTAGATTTTGTTTCGAACGGTTGGAATATGTTGGGCAAAAGATTCAG GATCTCGTGATGGCTGAAAGGTTGCTAATGAAGCATCTTGATGCCCCCGGAAGATGGCTACAAGAAAAGCACCGGCGCACCCTGATGAACAAGTTCTGTGGCCGATACTTAAGGGATAAGAACCTTCATCATTTCATCATTTACGGGGAGTCGGTTCAAGACAGGTTTGAGTACAACCGGAGGCTGAGAAACCCTGCCACGACTGCAGTCCAGCAAGCCATACATGGGCTTGCATACACTGTCTACGGCAAACCGGACGTGAGGCGCTTGATGTTTCAAGTGTTTGATTTTGAGCAAATCCAGCCAAAGGCTGTGTGA
- the LOC122016322 gene encoding ribonuclease III domain-containing protein RNC1, chloroplastic-like isoform X1, with product MELCSPLHSLFSVDLSFSAAISHLPLHSYVKSSQSRRPNPRRRALAVASTPPPEAPPNSPQRLLRELAERKKVAFPKKKVPPRRFILKPPLDDAKLTQRFLNSPQLSLKSLPLLSSCLPSARLNNADQTWIDEYLLEAKQALGYPLEPFDQLDDGNPAKQFDTLLYLAFQHPAPDCQRANAKHVRNGHSRLSFLGQYVLELAFAEYFLQRYPRESPAPMRERVFELIGKRNLPKWIKAASLHNLVFPYDEMDKMIRKDREPPAKSVFWALFGAIYLCFGMPEVYRVLFEAFGMDPEDENCQPKLRRQLEDVDYVSVEFENRQITWQDMAAYKPPQDALFAHPRLFRACVPPGMHRFRGNIWDFDSSRKVMEALRYPLPMNDRIPEITEARNIELGLGLQLAFLHPSKYKFEHPRFCFERLEYVGQKIQDLVMAERLLMKHLDAPGRWLQEKHRRTLMNKFCGRYLRDKNLHHFIIYGESVQDRFEYNRRLRNPATTAVQQAIHGLAYTVYGKPDVRRLMFQVFDFEQIQPKAV from the exons ATGGAGCTCTGTTCTCCCCTCCATAGCCTCTTCTCCGTCGACCTCTCCTTCTCTGCCGCCATTTCTCATCTCCCCCTCCATTCCTACGTCAAATCCTCCCAATCCCGCCGCCCGAATCCCCGTCGTCGGGCTCTCGCCGTCGCCAGCACGCCCCCGCCGGAAGCTCCACCAAACAGCCCCCAGCGCCTCCTCCGTGAGCTCGCCGAGCGCAAGAAGGTCGCTTTCCCCAAGAAGAAGGTCCCTCCGCGCCGCTTCATCCTCAAACCGCCTCTCGATGATGCTAAGCTCACCCAGCGCTTTCTCAATAGCCCTCAGTTGTCCCTCAAGTCCCTGCCACTTCTGAGCTCCTGCCTTCCTTCCGCCCGCCTCAACAACGCCGACCAGACCTGGATAGACGAGTACCTCCTTGAGGCCAAGCAGGCCCTGGGGTACCCCCTCGAGCCGTTCGACCAACTCGACGATGGGAATCCAGCCAAGCAGTTCGACACGCTCTTGTACCTAGCGTTTCAGCACCCGGCGCCAGACTGCCAGCGCGCCAATGCCAAGCACGTCAGGAACGGACACTCCAGACTCAGCTTCCTAGGGCAGTACGTGCTTGAACTTGCGTTCGCTGAGTATTTCCTGCAGCGTTATCCACGAGAGTCGCCTGCGCCAATGAGGGAGAGGGTTTTCGAGCTGATAGGAAAGAGGAATCTGCCCAAATGGATCAAAGCAGCCAGCTTGCACAACCTGGTGTTTCCTTATGATGAGATGGATAAGATGATTCGCAAGGACAGGGAGCCTCCAGCGAA GTCTGTATTTTGGGCATTGTTTGGAGCCATATATTTGTGCTTTGGTATGCCTGAAGTATATCGTGTACTATTTGAGGCATTCGGAATGGACCCAGAAGATGAAAACTGTCAACCAAAGTTGAGACGGCAATTGGAAGATGTTGATTATGTCTCGGTGGAGTTTGAGAACAGACAAATTACCTGGCAAGATATGGCTGCATACAAG CCTCCACAAGATGCTCTTTTTGCTCATCCAAGGCTTTTTAGAGCATGTGTACCACCAGGTATGCATCGATTTCGAGGGAATATCTGGGACTTCGATAGTAGTCGTAAAGTCATGGAAGCGTTGAGGTACCCTTTGCCAATGAATGATCGAATTCCAGAAATCACTGAGGCAAGGAATATTGAACTTGGCCTTGGTCTTCAG TTGGCATTTTTACACCCATCGAAATACAAGTTCGAGCATCCTAGATTTTGTTTCGAACGGTTGGAATATGTTGGGCAAAAGATTCAG GATCTCGTGATGGCTGAAAGGTTGCTAATGAAGCATCTTGATGCCCCCGGAAGATGGCTACAAGAAAAGCACCGGCGCACCCTGATGAACAAGTTCTGTGGCCGATACTTAAGGGATAAGAACCTTCATCATTTCATCATTTACGGGGAGTCGGTTCAAGACAGGTTTGAGTACAACCGGAGGCTGAGAAACCCTGCCACGACTGCAGTCCAGCAAGCCATACATGGGCTTGCATACACTGTCTACGGCAAACCGGACGTGAGGCGCTTGATGTTTCAAGTGTTTGATTTTGAGCAAATCCAGCCAAAGGCTGTGTGA
- the LOC122016696 gene encoding flowering-promoting factor 1-like protein 1 produces the protein MAGVWVFKNGVVRLVENTSSTEQPSTARRKVLVFTPTNEVIGSYASLEHRLMALGWERYYEDPDLLQFHKRSSLDLISLPIDFARFKSIHMYDIVVKNRDSFRVIDM, from the coding sequence ATGGCCGGCGTTTGGGTGTTCAAGAATGGTGTGGTGCGGCTGGTTGAGAACACATCCAGCACCGAGCAGCCATCAACGGCGAGGCGCAAGGTCCTCGTCTTCACCCCCACCAATGAGGTGATAGGCTCTTATGCCTCCCTTGAACATAGGCTGATGGCTTTGGGTTGGGAGCGCTATTACGAGGACCCGGACCTCCTCCAGTTCCACAAGCGCTCCTCACTCGACCTCATCTCCCTCCCGATTGACTTTGCCCGTTTCAAGTCCATCCATATGTACGACATCGTTGTCAAGAATCGTGACTCTTTCAGAGTCATTGACATGTAG